In Pseudomonas sp. P5_109, the genomic window GTCGATGATTTCTGAGGAGGTAATGGATGCGGTTGATTGGCTTGTCGTTGCTCCTGGCACTCGTTTCGGGCGAGGCGCTGGCCCAGGCTTGTGTGGTTCACAGCCAGGCCGAGCGGCTGGATGTCCAGGTTTGCCAGCAGAACCGCACCATCCCGCCAAAACTCTTCACCGATGGTTTCTGCCAGCCGAACCTGGCGGGGCAGAAAGTCGATGTGCGGTATGTCGATCAATGTCCCGTCGGCGCATTTGGTATCTGCAGCAACGCCCAAGTCGCCAATATGCCCTACCGCCAGGATATTCACTATTACGGCGTTGCCACCGACGCGGCGTATTTGCAGCCGTACTGCGAGGCCCAGAGCCAGGGCACCTGGCTCAAGCCTTGAAGCGCCAGTAGTGGATCAGGCGGCTTCTTCATACCAAGGGCCGAATGGATCAGGGAGCAAACGCCAGCCCTCTACGCCCAACGCCATTTCCTCATCGGTCAGCAGGCAGGCATCCAGTTCGGCCGTGAGTAACGTGAAGTCGATGTTCTGGCCGATGAATACCAACTCCTGGCGACAGTCCCCGCTGTCGGCGGTCCAGTGCTTCATGATCCCGGTGGTACTTTCCGGATCCTGCGGCCATTGGTTTTTCGGTACGTAACGCCACCAGCGCCCGGCAAAACCATAGCGCATCAAACCGCCGGCCTGGGACCAACTGCCAGCGTCCCTGTGCTTGCTCGCCAGCCAGAAAAAACCCTTGGAGCGCAGCAGCTTGCCGTTGTCCCAGGGGCCATCGATGAAGTTGAAGAAACGCTGCGGATGGAACGGCCGGCGTGCCCGGTAAGCACTGGAAGCGATACCGTACTCGTCGGTTTCCGGCACGTGTTCGCCGTGCAGCTCCTGCAACCATCCCGGTGCCTGGGCAGCCTTTTCAAAGTCAAAACGACCGGTGTTGAGAATTTTATCCAAGGGGATTTCGCCCATCGCCATCGGAATGATTTCCGCCCGGGCGTTGAGCCGTTCCAGTATGGCGATCAGTTCCTCGCGTTGGTGGCTGCTGATCAAATCGATCTTGCTGAGCAAAATCACATCGGCGAACTCGACTTGCTCGATCAACAGGTCGGTGATCGAACGCTCGTCCTCTTCCCCCAGTGTTTCTCCCCGGGAGGCCAGGCTTTCGGCAGCCTGGTAATCGAGCAGGAAGTTCATGCCATCGACCACCGTGACCATGGTGTCCAGGCGTGCGATGTCGTTGAG contains:
- the zigA gene encoding zinc metallochaperone GTPase ZigA; amino-acid sequence: MSNRLPVTVLSGFLGAGKSTLLNYILRNRDGLRVAVIVNDMSEINVDGTEVQRDVSLNRAEERLVEMSNGCICCTLREDLLKEVSQLAKEGRFDYLLIESTGISEPLPVAETFTFRDENGQSLNDIARLDTMVTVVDGMNFLLDYQAAESLASRGETLGEEDERSITDLLIEQVEFADVILLSKIDLISSHQREELIAILERLNARAEIIPMAMGEIPLDKILNTGRFDFEKAAQAPGWLQELHGEHVPETDEYGIASSAYRARRPFHPQRFFNFIDGPWDNGKLLRSKGFFWLASKHRDAGSWSQAGGLMRYGFAGRWWRYVPKNQWPQDPESTTGIMKHWTADSGDCRQELVFIGQNIDFTLLTAELDACLLTDEEMALGVEGWRLLPDPFGPWYEEAA
- a CDS encoding NADH:ubiquinone oxidoreductase → MRLIGLSLLLALVSGEALAQACVVHSQAERLDVQVCQQNRTIPPKLFTDGFCQPNLAGQKVDVRYVDQCPVGAFGICSNAQVANMPYRQDIHYYGVATDAAYLQPYCEAQSQGTWLKP